The following are encoded together in the Arcticibacterium luteifluviistationis genome:
- a CDS encoding M24 family metallopeptidase, which translates to MKRRNFLNASALGAGAVFLSSCETGAGSDPSMDGLKSLVDDIQPITDEERAARIAKAQKLMQEQGISALLLDAGTSLKYFTGISWWPSERPMVALIPAKGALSFICPGFEENRLREMLSESTKVYAWQEDESPYLKIAEAIEKSGISNGKIGIEERVRFFIFNGVKEAAPHLELVSGDAITIPCRMIKSISEILLMQKATEITTAAIKVGFKALKEGCTPATFSEAVAAAHTKMGSSHAFASCNFGEASAFPHGSGKPQILKKGDVVLVDCGCTVEGYNADISRTIVFGASPTARQQEIWDLEKKAQAAGFAAAQIGNKLHEVDDAARKVITDAGFGPEYQLPGLPHRTGHGIGMDGHEWGNAVKGNETIIEAGMCFSIEPTIAIMGEFGVRLEDCVFMSDAGPKWFSKPSPSILEPFE; encoded by the coding sequence ATGAAAAGAAGAAATTTCCTGAATGCCTCCGCTCTAGGTGCTGGAGCCGTATTTTTAAGCTCTTGTGAAACTGGTGCAGGCTCTGACCCTTCCATGGACGGACTAAAATCTTTAGTTGATGACATACAGCCTATTACAGATGAAGAAAGAGCCGCAAGAATAGCCAAAGCTCAAAAACTCATGCAGGAGCAGGGAATTTCTGCTTTACTATTAGATGCGGGCACTTCACTCAAGTACTTCACAGGCATTTCTTGGTGGCCTAGCGAAAGACCTATGGTAGCTTTAATTCCAGCCAAAGGTGCATTATCATTTATTTGCCCCGGTTTTGAAGAAAATAGGCTTCGGGAAATGCTTTCAGAAAGCACCAAAGTATATGCATGGCAAGAGGATGAAAGTCCTTACCTGAAAATAGCCGAAGCTATAGAGAAATCAGGAATTTCAAACGGAAAAATAGGCATAGAAGAAAGAGTCCGATTCTTCATTTTTAATGGTGTTAAAGAAGCCGCTCCACATTTGGAATTGGTCAGCGGAGATGCCATTACCATTCCATGCCGAATGATAAAATCAATTTCGGAAATACTGCTGATGCAAAAAGCAACCGAAATTACTACCGCAGCCATAAAAGTTGGCTTTAAAGCGTTGAAAGAAGGCTGTACCCCAGCAACATTCTCAGAAGCCGTAGCTGCTGCACATACCAAAATGGGTTCTAGTCACGCTTTTGCTTCTTGTAATTTTGGCGAAGCATCCGCATTTCCGCATGGCTCAGGCAAGCCACAAATTCTTAAAAAAGGCGACGTGGTTTTAGTAGACTGCGGCTGCACCGTAGAAGGTTATAATGCAGACATTAGCCGTACCATAGTTTTTGGAGCCTCGCCTACAGCTCGTCAGCAAGAAATTTGGGATTTAGAAAAGAAAGCACAAGCCGCAGGTTTTGCTGCCGCTCAAATAGGTAACAAACTCCATGAAGTGGATGATGCCGCCAGAAAAGTAATTACAGACGCAGGTTTCGGCCCAGAATATCAATTACCTGGCTTACCGCACAGAACGGGGCATGGCATAGGCATGGATGGCCATGAATGGGGAAATGCCGTCAAAGGAAACGAGACTATCATAGAAGCAGGCATGTGTTTCAGCATAGAGCCTACCATAGCTATTATGGGCGAATTTGGCGTTCGTTTAGAAGATTGTGTTTTCATGAGCGACGCTGGCCCAAAATGGTTTTCAAAGCCAAGCCCTTCTATTTTAGAGCCGTTTGAATAG
- a CDS encoding protein adenylyltransferase SelO, with amino-acid sequence MKLNIDNTFTNELPADEELNVFPRQVSDACFSFVKPRVPSEPKILHYSSEMTSAIGLSKEEAESEDFTKIFSGTEVYQDTKPYAMCYGGHQFGNWAGQLGDGRAINLFEVVKNNKRWALQLKGSGLTPYSRTADGLAVLRSSVREHLCSEAMFHLGVPTTRSLSLALTGDQVLRDVQYNGNPAYEKGAVVCRLAPSFIRFGNFQILTARQDRKNLRLLMNYTIRHFFPGITENTKEGYIQFFKKVSKDTLKMVMDWQRVGFVHGVMNTDNMSILGLTIDFGPYGWLEGYDKNWTPNTTDSQHRRYRFGQQPNVALWNLAQLGSALNLIVDDVPALENILNEYQDSFTLAYQKMMRDKLGFNTEEDTDELLFQELEKTLHLTETDMTIFYRNLANFKKDETLAANSTALDFIKDSFYSPEELKDETLQGWLNWLKSYQTRLLKEDTSDEARKAKMNAVNPKYVLRNYMSQLAIDAADNGDYSLISELHELLKKPYENQPENEKWFAKRPEWARNKVGCSMLSCSS; translated from the coding sequence ATGAAACTGAATATTGATAATACTTTTACAAATGAACTTCCAGCCGATGAGGAACTAAACGTTTTCCCTCGTCAGGTTTCGGATGCATGTTTTTCATTTGTAAAACCACGAGTACCAAGTGAGCCTAAAATCCTTCATTATTCGTCTGAAATGACTTCCGCCATTGGTCTTTCTAAGGAAGAAGCCGAATCAGAAGATTTCACCAAAATTTTCTCGGGTACGGAAGTTTATCAAGATACCAAGCCTTATGCCATGTGCTACGGCGGTCATCAGTTTGGAAACTGGGCTGGTCAGTTAGGCGACGGGCGAGCCATCAATCTTTTTGAAGTTGTAAAAAATAATAAAAGATGGGCTTTACAATTAAAAGGTTCTGGCCTTACGCCCTACTCAAGAACTGCCGACGGACTAGCAGTTTTACGCTCGTCTGTACGTGAGCATTTATGTAGCGAAGCCATGTTTCACTTAGGCGTACCTACCACACGGTCGCTTTCATTAGCTTTAACTGGCGACCAAGTTTTAAGAGATGTGCAGTATAACGGAAACCCAGCCTATGAAAAAGGAGCCGTGGTTTGTAGACTCGCTCCAAGCTTTATTCGTTTTGGTAATTTTCAGATTTTAACCGCTAGGCAAGACCGTAAGAACTTACGCTTGCTGATGAATTATACCATTCGCCATTTCTTCCCAGGCATTACAGAAAACACAAAAGAAGGCTATATCCAGTTTTTTAAAAAAGTTAGTAAAGACACCCTGAAAATGGTAATGGACTGGCAAAGAGTTGGTTTTGTACATGGTGTTATGAATACCGACAATATGTCGATTCTGGGACTTACCATAGATTTTGGACCTTATGGCTGGCTAGAAGGTTATGACAAAAACTGGACACCAAACACTACCGATAGCCAGCATCGAAGATATAGATTTGGACAGCAGCCAAACGTAGCTTTATGGAATCTGGCTCAACTAGGAAGTGCTCTTAATCTGATTGTTGATGATGTGCCTGCTTTAGAAAATATCCTGAACGAATATCAGGATTCATTTACTTTAGCATATCAAAAAATGATGCGAGACAAGCTAGGTTTCAACACAGAAGAGGATACCGACGAGCTATTATTTCAAGAGCTAGAAAAAACGCTTCATCTCACAGAAACAGATATGACCATTTTCTATAGGAACTTGGCCAATTTCAAAAAAGATGAAACCCTTGCAGCCAATAGCACAGCCTTAGACTTCATCAAAGACTCCTTTTATTCGCCTGAAGAACTCAAAGACGAAACCTTACAAGGATGGCTAAACTGGCTAAAATCATATCAAACCAGACTCCTTAAAGAGGATACAAGCGACGAAGCGAGGAAAGCAAAAATGAATGCTGTTAATCCGAAATATGTATTGCGTAATTACATGTCGCAACTAGCCATAGACGCAGCAGACAATGGCGATTACAGCTTGATAAGTGAGCTACACGAACTACTCAAAAAGCCATACGAAAATCAGCCAGAAAACGAAAAATGGTTCGCCAAAAGACCCGAATGGGCAAGGAATAAAGTAGGCTGTTCTATGCTTTCGTGTAGTTCGTAA
- a CDS encoding winged helix-turn-helix transcriptional regulator, with the protein MNNNFRSGCPIASSLDVVGDKWSLLIIRDMLIQHKKTFKEISDSDERIAPSILSARLKLLESYKLITKRKLPENKKENIYLLTEKGIGFAPIIIEFSLWGDSYMREFNEIDNIDGLKADKSVIIDTVQSNYKSMVSELG; encoded by the coding sequence ATGAATAATAATTTTCGTTCAGGATGTCCAATAGCCTCATCATTAGATGTGGTAGGCGATAAATGGTCTTTATTAATTATTAGAGATATGCTAATTCAGCATAAAAAGACCTTTAAAGAAATCTCCGATTCGGATGAGCGTATTGCTCCAAGCATATTATCAGCAAGGCTGAAACTGCTGGAATCTTATAAGTTGATTACCAAAAGGAAGCTTCCTGAAAACAAAAAGGAGAACATTTATCTGTTAACAGAGAAAGGAATTGGTTTTGCTCCAATTATCATTGAGTTCAGCTTATGGGGCGATAGTTATATGAGAGAGTTCAATGAGATAGATAATATTGATGGCTTAAAAGCTGATAAATCTGTAATTATTGATACAGTTCAGAGCAATTATAAGTCAATGGTTAGTGAACTAGGGTAG
- a CDS encoding CBS domain-containing protein, which translates to MKNFQNRAHDDGTNDQTPKIPSVTEYMTPISRLITIKEDTPVLEVLKILLDKRITGAPVVNEQGDVVGLIDDKDCLSILLGSAYYNEPVEKDTVSEYMSNVMKDISIENDIVDVANTFLTTPYKRLLVMDNEGKLAGQISRRDILIAIRDMNQKKW; encoded by the coding sequence ATGAAAAACTTCCAAAACAGAGCACATGATGATGGCACAAATGACCAAACACCAAAAATTCCGTCAGTAACAGAATACATGACACCCATCAGCCGGCTCATTACCATTAAGGAAGATACGCCCGTTTTAGAAGTACTCAAAATCCTGCTAGACAAACGCATCACAGGTGCTCCTGTGGTAAACGAACAAGGCGATGTAGTGGGTTTAATAGATGATAAAGACTGTTTAAGCATTTTGCTTGGGAGTGCTTATTATAACGAGCCTGTAGAAAAGGATACGGTGTCTGAATATATGTCGAATGTAATGAAAGACATCTCTATTGAAAATGACATTGTAGATGTAGCAAACACTTTTCTCACCACGCCTTACAAACGACTATTGGTCATGGATAACGAAGGAAAACTCGCGGGCCAAATAAGCCGAAGAGACATCTTGATAGCGATTAGAGACATGAACCAAAAAAAGTGGTAG
- a CDS encoding DoxX family protein, producing the protein MLDLKSISLYLMAGIYIFAGVSHFRSPKFFLKITPKWVPQPEKVNLLVGFIEIFLGIALLFEPVRSYAAVGVIALLLAVFPANLYHFQKARAKGKLVIPTLIRLPIQFLLIYWAYSFI; encoded by the coding sequence ATGCTAGACTTAAAGTCCATCTCTCTATATCTAATGGCAGGTATCTATATTTTTGCAGGAGTGAGCCATTTCAGGAGTCCCAAGTTTTTCTTAAAAATAACGCCCAAATGGGTACCGCAGCCTGAGAAGGTTAATCTTTTAGTAGGCTTTATTGAGATATTTCTTGGCATAGCACTCCTTTTTGAGCCTGTGCGTTCTTATGCGGCTGTGGGAGTTATTGCTTTGCTCCTTGCCGTTTTCCCGGCAAACTTATATCATTTCCAAAAAGCCAGAGCTAAAGGAAAGTTAGTGATTCCAACTTTAATAAGACTTCCTATCCAGTTTCTTTTGATTTACTGGGCATATAGTTTTATTTAG
- a CDS encoding O-methyltransferase — translation MKFSEVEEKTKGLRWLSAAQGKILYDLVYENDIENVLELGFFHGVSAMYMAAALQEKGKAGMITTLDKTNAKELKPNIDDLSAELGLSSFIKPLYAHDCYTWELLRLLDLNPRPSFDLVFIDGAHLWKTDGFAFFLCDKLLAENGYLIMDDIGWSMAKNADPKSKEWTKKYSDEEQSTNQLQKVFDLLVKEHPSYGDFRVEDGWAFARKTGAGTPNTIKESVKVKTVLVTREMLKMTLNNQ, via the coding sequence ATGAAGTTTTCGGAAGTAGAAGAAAAGACAAAAGGACTCAGATGGCTCAGTGCAGCTCAAGGAAAAATTCTTTATGATTTGGTTTATGAAAACGACATTGAAAACGTACTAGAACTAGGTTTTTTTCATGGAGTATCTGCCATGTACATGGCCGCCGCCCTTCAAGAAAAAGGAAAAGCTGGCATGATAACCACTTTAGATAAAACCAATGCTAAAGAGCTAAAACCTAACATTGATGACTTATCTGCCGAGCTCGGTTTATCCTCTTTTATCAAACCGCTATATGCTCACGACTGCTACACTTGGGAATTGCTCCGCTTGCTAGATTTAAACCCTCGTCCGTCTTTTGACCTTGTTTTCATTGATGGTGCACACCTATGGAAAACAGATGGCTTTGCTTTTTTCTTGTGCGATAAGCTTTTGGCCGAAAACGGCTATTTAATCATGGATGATATAGGATGGAGCATGGCAAAAAATGCCGACCCAAAGAGTAAGGAATGGACAAAAAAATATAGCGATGAAGAGCAGTCTACTAATCAGCTGCAAAAGGTCTTTGACTTGCTAGTAAAAGAGCATCCTTCTTATGGAGATTTTAGGGTAGAAGATGGCTGGGCATTTGCCCGAAAAACAGGAGCAGGTACTCCAAATACCATAAAAGAAAGTGTTAAAGTCAAAACAGTTTTAGTAACCCGTGAGATGCTAAAAATGACGCTAAATAATCAATGA
- a CDS encoding DUF4886 domain-containing protein, translating into MDFECGKVKPMKSVFLFILILFAIDCFAQKAEKVNVLFIGNSLTYFHDMPQTLQLMLNETNPNIKVEQSTFPGISLSGHIEDVIVSRTENGIRARKKNSGELSETERKIGEKKWDIIILQEGTVRLLIPEVRKYKVETAIAAIKERVTNPDCKFILFKTWPLKGYYPQEYCYSKFSIKSSLPKDEYCSPLIESFEQELDLINDSYDLVAINQSLICSENANKFYEVLMEFPDVELYEDDMHPNENGAFLNACIFYQMLTGKKASVLKYTGAINLKTAEILKGISD; encoded by the coding sequence ATGGATTTTGAGTGTGGTAAAGTAAAGCCTATGAAAAGTGTTTTCCTGTTTATATTAATATTGTTTGCTATAGACTGTTTTGCTCAAAAAGCAGAAAAGGTAAATGTGTTGTTTATAGGGAATAGTTTGACCTATTTCCATGATATGCCCCAAACGCTTCAGCTTATGCTGAATGAAACGAATCCTAACATTAAGGTAGAGCAAAGTACGTTTCCTGGAATATCATTGTCTGGACATATAGAGGATGTTATTGTTTCAAGAACTGAAAATGGAATAAGGGCACGGAAAAAAAACAGTGGTGAGTTGAGTGAAACTGAAAGGAAGATAGGGGAGAAAAAATGGGATATCATAATTCTTCAAGAAGGAACGGTTAGGCTCTTGATTCCAGAGGTAAGAAAGTACAAAGTAGAAACGGCTATTGCAGCTATTAAGGAACGTGTTACCAATCCAGATTGCAAGTTCATTTTATTCAAGACCTGGCCTTTAAAGGGGTATTATCCTCAAGAGTATTGTTATTCTAAATTCAGTATAAAGTCTTCATTGCCAAAAGACGAATATTGTTCACCACTTATAGAGAGCTTTGAGCAGGAGTTGGATTTGATTAATGATTCTTATGACTTGGTGGCTATAAACCAGAGTTTGATTTGTTCGGAAAATGCGAATAAGTTCTATGAGGTTTTGATGGAATTTCCTGATGTTGAACTTTATGAAGATGATATGCATCCCAATGAAAATGGAGCGTTTTTAAATGCTTGTATCTTTTACCAAATGCTAACAGGCAAGAAAGCGTCAGTTTTAAAATATACTGGAGCGATTAACCTAAAAACGGCTGAGATTTTGAAGGGAATTTCGGATTAA
- a CDS encoding DUF4172 domain-containing protein, which yields MKGYFWGVYSTSRIEGEVIDRNSVQSSIRKQLGLMIDKERLRPMRMVCLK from the coding sequence ATGAAAGGGTATTTTTGGGGAGTTTATAGCACATCGCGTATAGAAGGGGAAGTGATTGACCGAAACTCCGTGCAGTCTTCCATAAGGAAACAGCTAGGTTTAATGATCGATAAAGAAAGGTTAAGGCCAATGAGAATGGTGTGTCTGAAATGA
- a CDS encoding tRNA-uridine aminocarboxypropyltransferase — protein MENHSTLNLSQNQTKEEGLNLQVEIENSRIKCYKCMRASSSCICKHLKPFQTKTRFIILMHPKEYKKEKSGTGHMTKLQLENSEIIVGVDFTNNKRVNEILNEEQNDSFLLYPGKDSFNLSVRKSSEMISFMGDKPYIFLLDGTWPCARKMLKLSKNLQKLKRVSFDNKITSKFIIKQQPDALCLSTIESVYTVLNLLKEGGLENCETKDFLIPFEKMIEYQVEYMLNPNNRNYRSTAKIAITPKNKYKKNPQRSVVFEQ, from the coding sequence GTGGAAAATCATTCAACGCTAAACCTCAGTCAGAATCAGACAAAAGAAGAGGGACTCAATTTGCAAGTAGAAATAGAAAATTCAAGAATCAAATGTTACAAATGTATGCGAGCCTCAAGTTCATGTATTTGTAAACACCTCAAGCCTTTCCAGACTAAGACTCGTTTTATTATTCTTATGCACCCTAAGGAGTACAAAAAAGAAAAAAGCGGAACGGGGCATATGACTAAGCTTCAGCTGGAGAATTCAGAAATTATAGTTGGTGTTGATTTTACCAATAATAAACGTGTAAATGAAATACTGAATGAGGAACAAAATGACTCTTTTTTACTTTATCCTGGGAAAGATAGTTTCAACTTATCGGTAAGGAAAAGTTCAGAAATGATTTCATTTATGGGTGATAAGCCATACATCTTCCTTCTGGATGGAACATGGCCCTGTGCCCGCAAAATGCTTAAACTGAGTAAGAACCTGCAAAAGCTAAAAAGAGTGAGTTTTGATAATAAGATTACATCAAAATTTATTATCAAGCAGCAGCCAGATGCTCTTTGTCTTAGTACTATTGAGTCAGTTTATACGGTCTTAAATTTACTTAAGGAAGGTGGCTTGGAAAATTGTGAGACTAAGGATTTCCTTATTCCTTTTGAAAAAATGATTGAGTATCAAGTAGAGTATATGCTAAATCCAAACAATAGGAATTATCGTTCTACTGCGAAGATAGCGATTACTCCAAAAAACAAGTACAAGAAAAACCCTCAAAGAAGTGTTGTTTTTGAGCAGTAA
- a CDS encoding S41 family peptidase has protein sequence MKKGIIFIAIISTFFSCEKMFIGEDAVNNPEENFELFWNDFDQHYSLFQIRGWDWDSVYAAHRPMINMQTTEQELFDTFKSMVAYLDDSHTFVARVHNNFNRDLDFYASGSEDDKQVEKEFSVDLVKEKYLENLKDIPHEEEESQYFYGNIKDQDIGYLYLSNIGLEDHDFMDDVLKDIGSNKAMILDIRSNGGGEDVLAQAIAGRFADKRKLVYTVQDRNGPKHSDFSEKREYYTEVKGKEHYDKPLIVLTDKITVSAAEILLLHLRAFDKVTFMGTETSGDFSDTSMRRFLPNGFQYQYSIMQFLLPDGSSLDGIGHIPDIYIRNSEVNILAGNDKVMEKAIEFISGL, from the coding sequence ATGAAAAAAGGAATAATATTTATAGCAATAATCAGTACGTTTTTCTCTTGCGAAAAAATGTTCATTGGCGAGGATGCAGTCAATAATCCAGAAGAAAACTTTGAACTATTTTGGAATGATTTTGACCAACATTATAGTCTTTTTCAAATACGAGGCTGGGACTGGGACAGCGTTTATGCCGCCCACAGACCTATGATTAACATGCAAACCACGGAGCAAGAGCTTTTTGATACTTTCAAAAGCATGGTGGCTTACCTGGACGACTCCCACACTTTTGTGGCGAGGGTTCATAACAACTTCAATCGTGACCTAGATTTTTATGCTTCTGGCTCAGAAGATGACAAGCAAGTAGAAAAAGAATTCAGCGTGGATTTGGTCAAAGAAAAATACCTGGAAAACCTAAAAGATATTCCGCACGAAGAGGAGGAAAGCCAGTATTTTTACGGAAACATTAAAGACCAAGACATAGGTTATTTATATCTGTCAAATATTGGTTTGGAAGACCATGACTTCATGGATGATGTTCTAAAAGATATTGGCAGTAACAAAGCCATGATTTTAGACATCAGAAGCAATGGCGGTGGCGAAGATGTGCTGGCTCAGGCCATAGCAGGGAGGTTTGCCGATAAAAGAAAGTTGGTTTACACGGTTCAAGACCGGAATGGCCCAAAGCACTCCGATTTCTCCGAAAAAAGAGAATATTACACCGAAGTAAAGGGCAAAGAACACTACGACAAACCGCTCATAGTACTCACCGACAAAATCACCGTGAGTGCCGCAGAAATACTCCTTTTACATTTGAGAGCCTTTGATAAGGTCACTTTTATGGGTACAGAAACGTCTGGCGATTTTTCAGATACGAGTATGCGAAGGTTTCTTCCAAATGGCTTTCAGTATCAATACTCCATCATGCAGTTTTTACTGCCAGATGGCAGTAGCCTTGACGGCATAGGCCATATCCCGGATATTTATATCAGAAATAGCGAAGTCAATATTTTAGCTGGAAATGATAAAGTGATGGAAAAGGCGATTGAGTTTATAAGTGGGCTTTAG
- a CDS encoding DUF262 domain-containing protein, protein MIKYQVRARQLVDLVSEIKRDKLILSPPFQRNLVWRTLHKVDFIKTILLGFPFPQIFLAKGELNAEELTTTSVVVDGQQRMNSILEFIDNEFKVDGKYYRELSKEDRDNFLKYEIAIIELDMESDDPQIIDIFQRLNRTFYSLTKIEKLASEYASSEFMLVAKLISNEISFDADSKKILDTGIPEEFKIWAKSVDFFQFRELIIERPIFTPYEISRKVHLMFALNILGTAERGIFNRNIKDSILDEYKESFESKDAIVDKLNRVGILYNSLKFRKTSYLYNKANFFTLVIVLYNNLEAVLEMSKSHLKEKLLQFEENAPEDYKLAAKEGVNNRKERLLRNFAIENLLLK, encoded by the coding sequence ATGATAAAGTATCAAGTTAGAGCTAGGCAACTAGTGGATTTAGTAAGTGAAATAAAGAGAGATAAATTAATCTTGTCACCACCATTTCAGAGGAATCTTGTTTGGAGGACGTTACATAAGGTTGATTTTATTAAAACTATTCTTTTAGGCTTTCCTTTTCCTCAAATTTTCCTTGCAAAAGGTGAACTTAACGCTGAAGAATTAACTACCACTTCGGTGGTTGTTGATGGTCAGCAAAGGATGAATTCAATTTTAGAATTTATTGACAATGAATTTAAAGTAGACGGAAAATATTATCGCGAGTTATCAAAGGAGGACAGAGATAATTTTTTGAAATATGAAATTGCAATAATAGAACTTGATATGGAAAGCGATGATCCGCAAATTATCGATATATTTCAACGACTAAACAGAACATTTTATAGCTTGACTAAAATTGAGAAGCTCGCAAGTGAATATGCGTCATCTGAATTTATGCTCGTTGCCAAACTGATTTCTAATGAGATTTCGTTTGATGCAGATAGTAAGAAGATCTTAGATACAGGAATTCCTGAAGAATTTAAGATTTGGGCAAAGTCAGTTGATTTTTTTCAGTTTAGAGAGTTAATAATTGAAAGACCAATTTTTACTCCTTATGAGATTTCAAGGAAAGTACATTTAATGTTTGCCTTAAATATTTTAGGAACTGCTGAACGTGGGATTTTTAATAGAAATATTAAAGATTCAATCTTGGACGAATACAAAGAAAGCTTTGAAAGTAAAGATGCAATTGTTGATAAATTAAATCGTGTTGGGATACTATATAATTCTTTGAAATTTAGAAAAACTAGTTATTTGTATAACAAAGCTAATTTTTTCACATTAGTAATTGTATTATATAATAACTTAGAAGCGGTTCTCGAAATGTCTAAAAGTCACTTAAAAGAAAAGTTGCTACAATTTGAAGAGAACGCACCTGAGGATTATAAACTTGCGGCCAAAGAGGGAGTTAATAATCGTAAAGAAAGATTATTAAGAAATTTTGCCATTGAAAACTTACTTTTGAAATAA